A single genomic interval of Chitinophaga sp. 180180018-3 harbors:
- a CDS encoding carboxylesterase/lipase family protein produces MKNIFLFTFLVMHMAFTQAQHQVNQRKTANGIVEGTVEKSGILSFKGIPYAAPPVGDLRWKAPQPASNWDGVRKAASFGPRAMQPPIFGDMVFRSDGMSEDCLYLNVWTPAKKAAERLPVLVYFYGGGLVAGDGSEPRYDGENMARKGIVTLTVNYRLGVFGFLSHPGLTAESPVHASGNYGFLDQAAALKWVWENIAAFGGDPERVTIAGESAGSISVSALMASPLSRTLIAGAIGESGSLLGTLPAVPLSNGESTGKQFAESVNASSLTDLRALPAEKILEAATKFGPFRISPVIDGYFLPESVYNIYAAGKQSHVPLLAGWNSEESNYRGILENQPPTKENFAKAVQRLYGEKAAQVLETYQAATDAAVEKVAGDLASDRFIGFSTWKWIDQQAKTNTKPVYRYLYSRPRPGAKGAVHSAEIEYALGNLATNKVFAWTPDDYKVSAILQDYFANFIKKGNPNGKGLPEWPAIQGEDVPVMNIDVKTQMQKELFRKRYVLLDGF; encoded by the coding sequence ATGAAAAACATTTTCCTATTTACCTTCCTCGTTATGCACATGGCATTTACACAAGCCCAACATCAGGTTAACCAGAGAAAAACTGCAAATGGTATTGTTGAAGGCACGGTAGAAAAAAGTGGTATCCTTTCTTTCAAAGGTATTCCTTACGCGGCGCCGCCCGTGGGCGATCTGCGATGGAAAGCGCCACAGCCGGCAAGCAACTGGGATGGCGTTCGAAAGGCTGCCAGCTTCGGACCCCGTGCCATGCAGCCACCTATTTTCGGGGATATGGTGTTTCGCTCAGATGGGATGAGCGAGGATTGTCTTTACCTCAACGTATGGACCCCTGCAAAGAAAGCGGCGGAGCGCCTTCCGGTGCTGGTGTATTTTTATGGCGGCGGCCTTGTTGCCGGCGATGGTTCTGAACCGCGCTACGATGGAGAAAATATGGCGAGGAAAGGAATTGTTACACTGACGGTGAATTACCGGCTCGGCGTTTTCGGCTTTCTCTCGCATCCCGGGCTGACTGCTGAATCTCCGGTGCATGCCTCCGGGAATTACGGTTTCCTGGATCAGGCAGCGGCCTTGAAATGGGTGTGGGAAAACATCGCTGCGTTTGGCGGTGATCCGGAGCGCGTCACCATTGCAGGAGAATCGGCGGGTTCGATATCCGTTAGTGCATTGATGGCATCTCCCCTTTCCCGGACGCTGATAGCCGGTGCGATCGGAGAAAGTGGTTCTTTGCTTGGCACGCTGCCGGCAGTGCCGCTGAGCAATGGCGAAAGCACTGGTAAACAGTTTGCAGAAAGTGTGAACGCCTCATCCCTTACCGATTTACGGGCGCTTCCGGCAGAGAAGATATTGGAAGCTGCCACTAAGTTCGGGCCGTTCCGCATTTCCCCGGTGATAGATGGATACTTCCTGCCTGAAAGCGTGTATAACATCTACGCTGCGGGAAAACAATCGCATGTTCCCCTGCTTGCAGGCTGGAATTCGGAAGAGTCGAACTATCGCGGCATACTGGAAAATCAGCCGCCCACGAAAGAGAATTTTGCGAAGGCAGTGCAACGCCTGTACGGAGAAAAAGCAGCACAGGTGCTGGAAACCTATCAGGCAGCCACAGATGCCGCAGTAGAGAAGGTGGCCGGCGACCTGGCCAGCGATCGCTTTATCGGTTTCAGTACCTGGAAGTGGATAGATCAACAGGCAAAGACCAATACCAAACCGGTGTATCGCTACCTTTATTCCCGTCCCCGCCCCGGAGCAAAAGGTGCGGTGCATTCAGCAGAAATAGAATATGCTTTGGGTAATCTTGCCACCAACAAAGTATTTGCCTGGACACCTGACGACTATAAAGTGTCGGCCATCTTACAGGATTATTTCGCCAATTTCATCAAAAAAGGAAATCCAAATGGAAAGGGATTGCCGGAGTGGCCTGCTATTCAAGGGGAAGATGTACCCGTGATGAATATTGATGTGAAGACGCAAATGCAGAAAGAGCTGTTTCGGAAAAGATATGTATTACTGGATGGTTTTTAG
- a CDS encoding SusC/RagA family TonB-linked outer membrane protein, with protein MNRVLFRKVRLLCSLLLLIAGIASAQTKTVAGKVTDDKGAPIPGASIQLKGTSTGTAAGPDGTFKLSVPSNATTLVVTFIGFTTQEVNIAGKSAVNVSMQSSSTQLTDVVVVGYGTVRKKDITGAVASIQAKDFNKGTFTAPDQLIQGKVAGVQILSNSGQPGGATTVRIRGNAALTGTGQPLYVVDGVPLDGRSARPGLYVPELGNVPGGNALNFINPFDIASVDVLKDASATAIYGSRAAYGVVLITTKRGQVGEPKLDIGASVGISSIMKRIKVLDGGEYRQALQKWNLGNSADKGSNVNALDAILRTAVTQNYNAGVSGGSENAKYRLSIGMLDQQGIIKKSDFKKYSVGLNSGFKFLNNRRLGVDLNVIANQYLENIPPITNDAGFGNSLIGQALQWNPTEPLYNADGSLNIKQGSAAVNPVAMSRVYHDRSKVTTILGSVSPYYKITDDLEYRMQYSINYSSGIRRTAVDGNINLNTFGITPQYPTGLGWANIGNNELTTQQVTHTLTYNKQLNQNFRLNALVGYEYMKFTNKGAYMNGLGPAQTGGFGNYGLDLTDYIQFSNAAGRNITSFADPISELQSVFGRVTLNAKDRYMLTATLRTDGSTKFGKNNRYGYFPSFAAAWNISNEEFFHKDVVSNLKLRGGWGITGNQEFPAGASQARWAFQNNGAVGQKSNDNPDLKWQSDKQFNIGLDFGLLKNRITGSVDYFHKTTSDLLYPTTAIQPAASQSVVTWKNLDGKIINKGVEAMVNATIISQKNFIWEVGANATFLKNNVTGMKAPIYTGQLNGQGVSGTLVEIIYNNMPINAFYTRTFGGIDKDGQSIYPNGDSLSYQGNPNPSTLLGFTTTLTYKKLTLTANLNGAFGHKIYNNTFNNVVNLSNLRGTRNIAEAFYNAPVQESLSNRVTSSSRFIENGNYVKLSNLSLAYAIGDISHVVKGLNVYLTAQNLFVITKFRGFDPEVNVDKGSGTPGADSKTGMSTAGGVPSAGIEYQPYPSARTFTLGVNFSL; from the coding sequence ATGAACAGAGTTCTATTTCGCAAAGTGCGTCTGTTATGCTCGTTATTGCTGCTGATAGCAGGCATAGCCAGCGCACAAACCAAAACTGTTGCCGGGAAGGTAACGGACGATAAGGGGGCCCCTATTCCGGGAGCTTCTATCCAGTTAAAAGGTACGAGTACAGGAACAGCAGCAGGTCCGGATGGAACTTTTAAGTTGAGCGTTCCCTCAAATGCCACCACGCTGGTAGTTACCTTTATCGGATTTACCACACAGGAAGTAAATATTGCAGGAAAATCGGCTGTTAATGTATCGATGCAATCGAGCAGCACCCAATTAACCGACGTAGTGGTGGTAGGGTATGGTACTGTCCGGAAGAAGGATATCACCGGTGCGGTGGCATCCATTCAGGCCAAGGACTTCAACAAAGGTACTTTCACGGCGCCGGATCAACTTATCCAGGGTAAGGTGGCAGGTGTGCAGATCCTTTCCAACTCCGGGCAGCCCGGTGGTGCTACCACTGTAAGGATCAGGGGTAATGCCGCGCTGACTGGTACCGGCCAGCCATTGTATGTAGTGGACGGTGTGCCGTTGGACGGGCGTTCTGCAAGACCGGGACTTTACGTACCCGAGCTGGGCAACGTGCCGGGAGGTAATGCGTTGAACTTCATCAACCCTTTTGATATTGCCAGCGTAGATGTATTGAAAGATGCTTCTGCAACAGCTATTTATGGTTCCAGGGCTGCCTATGGCGTGGTACTGATCACCACCAAAAGAGGTCAGGTTGGAGAACCCAAGCTGGATATAGGTGCATCCGTAGGTATCAGCTCTATCATGAAGCGCATCAAGGTACTTGATGGAGGCGAATATCGCCAGGCGTTGCAGAAATGGAACCTGGGAAATAGTGCCGATAAAGGTAGCAACGTAAATGCCCTTGATGCGATTTTACGTACCGCAGTTACACAAAACTATAACGCCGGTGTTAGCGGAGGCAGCGAAAATGCAAAATACCGCCTGTCTATTGGTATGCTGGACCAGCAGGGTATTATCAAAAAGTCTGATTTCAAAAAATACTCCGTAGGCCTCAACTCTGGTTTCAAATTCCTTAACAACAGAAGACTGGGAGTTGATTTGAATGTGATCGCCAACCAGTACCTCGAAAATATTCCTCCTATCACCAATGACGCCGGCTTTGGCAACAGCCTGATTGGGCAAGCGTTACAATGGAACCCTACAGAACCATTGTACAATGCTGATGGTAGCCTGAACATTAAACAAGGTAGTGCTGCAGTAAATCCAGTAGCTATGTCACGGGTTTACCACGACAGATCCAAAGTGACCACTATTCTCGGAAGTGTTTCTCCTTACTACAAGATCACTGATGACCTGGAATATCGTATGCAATACAGTATTAACTACAGCAGTGGTATCCGGAGAACAGCGGTAGATGGCAACATCAACCTCAATACCTTTGGTATTACGCCTCAATATCCCACCGGTTTGGGTTGGGCTAATATCGGCAACAATGAGTTGACCACGCAACAGGTAACCCACACCCTGACTTATAACAAGCAACTAAACCAGAATTTCAGGTTGAATGCACTTGTCGGATATGAGTACATGAAGTTCACCAATAAAGGAGCCTATATGAACGGGCTTGGGCCTGCGCAAACAGGTGGCTTCGGTAACTACGGCCTGGACCTTACAGATTATATCCAGTTCTCCAATGCCGCAGGCCGAAACATCACGTCTTTTGCAGATCCGATCTCAGAGTTGCAATCTGTATTCGGCAGGGTGACCCTGAATGCGAAAGACAGATACATGCTCACGGCTACTCTCAGGACAGATGGTTCCACTAAATTCGGTAAGAATAACCGTTATGGCTATTTCCCTTCATTTGCCGCAGCCTGGAATATCAGTAACGAAGAATTCTTCCATAAAGACGTAGTCAGCAACCTGAAACTGAGAGGCGGATGGGGTATCACCGGTAATCAGGAATTCCCTGCCGGCGCGTCTCAGGCCAGGTGGGCATTCCAGAACAACGGAGCCGTTGGCCAGAAATCCAACGACAACCCCGATCTGAAATGGCAATCTGACAAACAGTTCAATATCGGTTTGGACTTCGGTTTACTGAAAAATCGGATCACAGGTTCTGTGGACTATTTCCACAAAACTACATCTGATCTGCTTTATCCTACAACCGCTATTCAGCCGGCAGCCTCCCAATCAGTTGTAACCTGGAAAAACCTGGATGGCAAGATCATCAATAAAGGGGTAGAAGCCATGGTCAACGCCACTATTATTTCTCAGAAAAACTTCATCTGGGAAGTTGGTGCAAACGCTACCTTCCTGAAAAACAATGTTACCGGCATGAAAGCTCCCATCTATACAGGTCAGTTGAACGGCCAGGGTGTTTCCGGTACATTGGTGGAAATCATTTACAATAACATGCCCATCAATGCTTTCTATACAAGAACATTTGGCGGTATCGATAAGGATGGTCAGTCTATTTACCCGAACGGTGATAGCCTAAGTTATCAGGGAAATCCGAACCCTTCTACACTACTGGGTTTTACTACTACGCTTACTTACAAAAAACTGACGCTCACTGCTAACCTCAACGGCGCATTTGGGCACAAGATCTATAACAATACATTCAACAACGTGGTGAATCTAAGCAACCTGAGGGGAACCCGTAACATTGCAGAAGCATTCTACAATGCTCCTGTACAGGAATCGCTTTCCAATCGTGTTACTTCCTCTTCCCGGTTTATTGAGAACGGCAACTACGTAAAACTGTCTAACCTTTCACTGGCTTACGCTATCGGCGATATCAGCCATGTAGTTAAAGGACTGAATGTTTACCTGACCGCTCAGAACCTGTTTGTGATCACCAAGTTCAGGGGATTTGATCCTGAGGTAAATGTGGATAAAGGTAGTGGTACACCGGGTGCAGATTCAAAAACCGGCATGTCTACAGCTGGTGGTGTTCCATCCGCAGGTATTGAATACCAGCCTTACCCATCTGCCCGCACATTTACACTGGGGGTTAATTTTTCTCTCTAA
- the ilvD gene encoding dihydroxy-acid dehydratase has translation MDNRLNRYSSVLTQNISQPSSRAMLHGAGLTPEDLNKPQTGIASAGFEGNPCNLHLNALAAIVKQGVTDAGMVGLIFNTIGVSDALTMGTAGMRFSLPSRDIIADSIETIVNAQWYDGLITIMGCDKNMPGAVMAMCRLNRPAIMVYGGTIGSGIYKDKKINVLSTLEAYGEKLAGKLSSADFEGIIRNACPGAGACGGMYTANTMSAAIEALGLCLPYSSSNPALSKEKEKECLEVGQALYRLLEKDIKPKDILTKASFENAITLTMALGGSTNAVLHLIAIARAADIALGLDDFQRISNSTPLLADLKPSGKYLMEDVHQAGGIPAIMKTLLEAGFLDGNCLTVTGKTLVENLQEVPPADPARGILHPISQPLKPNGHLQILYGNLAPEGAVAKITGKEGEFFEGPAKVFDGEFAAIAAIEQQQVVPGDVVVIRYEGPRGGPGMPEMLKATATLMGAGLGKDVAVVTDGRFSGGTHGFVIGHITPEAYDGGLIALLQNGDKITINTVNNSIEVSLTDEEIARRRSAWQPPALKYQKGVLYKYSLTVSSATEGCVTDELSWLRKLASQYKTAKT, from the coding sequence ATGGATAATCGGTTAAACAGGTATAGCAGTGTGCTTACGCAGAACATCAGTCAACCTTCTTCCAGGGCCATGCTTCATGGGGCTGGCCTCACACCGGAAGATCTTAACAAACCCCAGACAGGCATTGCCAGCGCGGGTTTTGAAGGAAACCCTTGTAATCTTCATCTCAATGCGCTTGCCGCGATAGTAAAGCAGGGCGTTACCGATGCGGGTATGGTAGGACTGATCTTTAACACCATCGGAGTAAGCGACGCACTCACCATGGGCACGGCAGGCATGCGTTTCTCGCTGCCCTCACGCGACATCATCGCAGATTCAATTGAAACCATCGTCAATGCTCAGTGGTATGATGGACTGATCACCATTATGGGCTGTGATAAAAATATGCCCGGCGCCGTTATGGCCATGTGCCGGCTGAACCGCCCTGCCATCATGGTATACGGAGGCACCATCGGGTCTGGTATTTACAAAGACAAAAAAATCAACGTGCTTTCAACGCTGGAGGCCTATGGGGAGAAGCTGGCCGGTAAATTATCATCTGCCGATTTTGAGGGCATCATCCGCAATGCCTGCCCCGGCGCCGGCGCTTGTGGCGGCATGTATACCGCCAATACCATGTCGGCCGCCATAGAGGCGTTGGGACTTTGCTTGCCATACAGCTCTTCCAATCCGGCACTGAGCAAGGAAAAAGAAAAAGAATGCCTGGAGGTTGGACAGGCATTATATCGCTTGCTGGAGAAGGATATTAAGCCAAAAGATATTCTCACAAAAGCCTCCTTCGAAAACGCCATCACGCTAACAATGGCGCTGGGAGGCTCTACCAATGCGGTGCTTCATCTTATCGCCATCGCAAGGGCGGCAGACATAGCACTGGGACTCGACGATTTTCAGCGAATCAGTAACAGCACCCCGCTGTTGGCCGATCTGAAACCCAGCGGAAAATATCTCATGGAAGATGTACACCAGGCAGGAGGTATACCAGCCATCATGAAAACGTTGCTGGAAGCAGGTTTCCTGGACGGCAACTGCCTGACGGTGACCGGTAAAACACTCGTTGAAAACCTGCAGGAGGTTCCTCCCGCAGATCCTGCCAGGGGCATATTACACCCGATTTCCCAGCCACTGAAGCCCAATGGGCACCTGCAGATCCTGTATGGGAACCTCGCCCCGGAAGGAGCCGTAGCGAAGATCACAGGAAAAGAAGGAGAATTTTTTGAGGGCCCGGCCAAGGTATTCGACGGAGAGTTTGCCGCCATCGCAGCCATAGAACAACAACAGGTAGTTCCGGGCGATGTAGTGGTGATCCGTTACGAAGGCCCACGCGGCGGCCCTGGTATGCCCGAAATGCTGAAAGCCACGGCCACCCTCATGGGAGCAGGCCTGGGCAAAGATGTAGCAGTGGTTACCGATGGCCGTTTCTCCGGTGGCACGCATGGTTTTGTAATTGGCCATATTACACCGGAAGCATACGATGGCGGACTGATTGCCCTGTTGCAAAACGGCGACAAGATCACCATCAACACCGTGAACAACAGTATTGAAGTTAGTTTAACAGACGAGGAAATTGCCCGCCGCAGATCGGCCTGGCAGCCACCTGCGCTCAAATATCAAAAGGGGGTATTGTATAAATACAGCCTCACGGTTTCATCTGCTACCGAGGGCTGTGTAACAGACGAACTATCCTGGTTGCGCAAGCTGGCATCACAATACAAAACAGCCAAGACATGA
- a CDS encoding RagB/SusD family nutrient uptake outer membrane protein, whose protein sequence is MNHVTKYFLLTGILLISACTKLDEKLQGEATTEQVGGSGGSADALLKGVYNSMRLPYQNNDQVFALSEMSTDEQIAPTRGGDWDDNGVWRVLHSHQWDGDNIHIRDAFNNLGGVVYTATNILQFSPSKQQAAEARFLRAFAMFSMLDLFNQVPYREPGEKVTVPAKVRTGAEALDYIMSEVTAVMNDLPDVAADKHNITKANQDAARMLLMKCYLNKGVIANRATPTFNAADMAKVVELADAIITSGRYSFSANYFDNFAPNNGAISKENIFTAENIGGVDAGDIRSVWHTVMHYNQNPAGWNGWATLSDFYNKFEAADVRRGAAYTTNGPGNPGKRINVGFLIGQQYDLTTNAALTDRTGAPLIFIPEVHSIETGANLEVTGIRVVKYCPDYVNDGNGKVENDFVYYRYSDVLLMKAEALLRQGNTAGALVPVNILRVARNVAPWASVTLDQLLDERGREFYWECSRRSDLIRFGKFLQPWQEKPTDDPKYLLFAIPSQQLAVNPNLKKNPGY, encoded by the coding sequence ATGAACCACGTAACAAAATATTTTCTACTCACCGGCATACTGTTGATTTCAGCCTGTACCAAGCTGGATGAAAAACTCCAGGGAGAGGCAACCACAGAACAGGTGGGCGGTAGCGGCGGATCAGCAGACGCCCTGCTGAAAGGTGTATATAATTCGATGCGCTTGCCATATCAGAATAATGATCAGGTATTTGCACTGTCTGAAATGAGTACCGACGAGCAGATAGCTCCTACCAGGGGCGGCGACTGGGATGATAACGGCGTATGGCGCGTATTGCACTCACACCAGTGGGATGGCGACAATATCCATATCCGTGATGCTTTCAACAACCTTGGAGGTGTAGTATATACCGCTACTAACATTCTTCAGTTCAGCCCTTCCAAACAGCAGGCAGCAGAAGCCAGGTTTCTGAGAGCCTTTGCCATGTTCAGTATGCTGGATCTCTTTAACCAGGTACCATACAGGGAGCCGGGAGAAAAAGTAACAGTACCGGCGAAAGTAAGAACCGGAGCAGAAGCCCTGGACTACATTATGTCTGAAGTGACTGCAGTGATGAATGATCTTCCTGATGTGGCTGCAGATAAACACAATATCACCAAGGCCAATCAGGATGCAGCGAGAATGTTGCTGATGAAATGCTATCTGAATAAGGGAGTGATCGCCAACCGGGCTACTCCTACCTTCAATGCTGCGGATATGGCAAAAGTTGTGGAGCTGGCTGATGCTATCATCACCAGTGGCAGATACAGTTTCAGTGCAAATTACTTCGACAACTTTGCACCAAACAATGGCGCTATTTCGAAAGAGAATATCTTCACTGCTGAAAACATCGGCGGTGTGGACGCAGGCGACATACGCTCTGTTTGGCATACTGTAATGCACTACAACCAAAATCCTGCAGGATGGAATGGCTGGGCCACACTTTCCGACTTCTACAACAAGTTTGAAGCTGCAGATGTAAGACGCGGAGCAGCTTATACTACTAACGGACCCGGTAACCCTGGTAAACGAATCAATGTCGGATTCCTGATTGGTCAGCAATATGATCTGACAACCAATGCGGCTTTAACCGACAGAACAGGTGCACCATTGATATTCATCCCGGAAGTACACAGCATTGAAACCGGTGCCAACCTGGAGGTTACAGGTATCCGGGTAGTTAAATACTGCCCTGATTATGTGAACGATGGTAATGGAAAAGTTGAGAATGACTTTGTGTATTACCGCTATTCTGATGTATTGCTCATGAAAGCTGAAGCATTACTCCGCCAGGGAAATACCGCCGGCGCACTCGTTCCGGTAAACATCCTACGTGTTGCCCGCAACGTTGCTCCATGGGCCAGTGTAACCCTGGATCAGCTGCTGGATGAAAGAGGACGTGAGTTTTACTGGGAATGCAGCAGACGATCTGACCTGATCCGCTTTGGAAAATTCTTACAGCCCTGGCAGGAAAAACCAACAGACGATCCTAAATATCTGCTGTTTGCCATACCCAGCCAACAGCTGGCCGTTAATCCGAACCTGAAGAAAAACCCAGGATACTAA
- a CDS encoding Gfo/Idh/MocA family oxidoreductase: MQADITINYQPQLPVHPRPIAIIGAGGIVEGAHLPAYRKAGWEIVAICDPALEKAQQLATQFNIPRVYNNTAELIANVPTDVIFDIAVPASVLPSILEQLPQKAVVLMQKPMGETLPAADNIMQLCRQKQFIAAVNFQMRFIPAVAAAKDIISQGLIGTLHDMEIRMNIYHPWHLWEFLFGIPRMEMLYHSIHYMDLLRYFLGEPDSIYAKTVQHPKMMQLASTRSVIILDYNDAVRAFINTNHGHEFGLKHQDSFIKWEGTKGAIITTLGLNIDYPHGVPDTFEYVLLENGKPPEWKPVQLNGTWMPDAFLASMANLMCYAEGTSSILVNHIDSAYKTMQLVEAAYASSDAGGTTIQHQI, from the coding sequence ATGCAAGCAGATATCACGATCAACTATCAACCTCAGCTTCCTGTGCATCCACGACCTATCGCCATTATCGGTGCAGGCGGCATTGTAGAAGGGGCACATCTGCCGGCCTACCGCAAAGCCGGCTGGGAGATAGTAGCCATCTGCGATCCTGCCCTGGAAAAAGCGCAGCAGCTGGCTACGCAATTCAATATTCCACGTGTATATAACAATACTGCCGAACTGATAGCAAACGTACCCACGGACGTTATTTTCGATATTGCCGTACCAGCTTCGGTACTGCCCTCCATACTGGAACAACTGCCGCAGAAAGCGGTAGTATTGATGCAGAAGCCAATGGGAGAAACCCTGCCGGCGGCCGACAACATCATGCAGCTTTGCCGTCAAAAACAGTTTATTGCTGCCGTAAATTTCCAGATGCGTTTCATCCCTGCTGTTGCCGCCGCCAAAGATATCATCAGCCAGGGCCTGATAGGTACCCTCCACGATATGGAGATCCGCATGAACATCTATCACCCGTGGCATCTGTGGGAATTCCTCTTTGGTATCCCGCGCATGGAAATGCTGTATCACAGCATCCACTACATGGATCTGCTGCGCTATTTCCTGGGAGAGCCGGACAGCATCTATGCTAAAACGGTGCAACACCCCAAAATGATGCAGCTTGCATCTACCCGCTCAGTGATCATACTGGATTACAATGATGCGGTAAGGGCTTTCATCAATACCAACCACGGTCATGAATTTGGCCTGAAGCACCAGGATTCGTTCATTAAATGGGAAGGCACCAAAGGCGCCATCATCACCACGCTGGGCCTGAACATCGATTATCCTCACGGTGTGCCGGATACTTTTGAATACGTGCTGCTGGAAAACGGCAAGCCACCGGAGTGGAAGCCGGTGCAGTTAAACGGCACCTGGATGCCGGATGCGTTTCTTGCATCCATGGCCAATCTCATGTGCTACGCAGAAGGAACGTCATCAATATTGGTCAACCATATAGACAGCGCATACAAGACCATGCAGCTGGTGGAAGCGGCCTATGCTTCCAGCGATGCAGGCGGTACGACGATTCAACATCAGATATAA
- a CDS encoding AraC family transcriptional regulator produces MKAILQKVPVSTDASFAVQVFCSPYFDTPWHFHPECELVLVLKGDGKRFVGDSITDFVPGDLVLLGSNLPHWYRNGAAYYANDPSLEAKSLVIQFNREFLGSSFFGLPETAGIKKLLDRSRQGICITGRTREVVAGKMHQIVDSDGMDRLLQLLSILHVVAGSADCRLLSSQGATGINVKDSERVNRIYEFVMRHFTDPISTNEVSNAINMSPSAFCRYFKKRTRKNFTHFLNELRIGHACKLLQEEDLSVTEICFMSGYNSISYFNRQFKNFKKKTPQAFKQEYMQRKSFV; encoded by the coding sequence ATGAAAGCGATTTTACAAAAGGTACCGGTTTCAACAGATGCGTCGTTCGCCGTTCAGGTGTTCTGTTCTCCTTATTTCGATACGCCCTGGCATTTTCATCCGGAGTGTGAGCTGGTGTTGGTGCTGAAGGGAGATGGGAAACGCTTTGTGGGCGACAGTATTACGGATTTTGTTCCGGGAGATTTGGTATTGCTGGGTTCCAACCTGCCGCATTGGTACAGGAACGGTGCTGCTTATTACGCCAATGATCCTTCGCTGGAAGCGAAATCGCTCGTGATCCAGTTCAACAGGGAGTTCCTGGGCAGCAGCTTTTTCGGATTGCCTGAAACAGCAGGGATTAAAAAACTACTCGACAGATCCAGGCAGGGCATCTGTATCACCGGCCGTACCCGTGAAGTAGTAGCAGGGAAAATGCATCAGATTGTAGACAGCGACGGAATGGACCGCCTGCTGCAGTTATTGTCGATATTGCATGTGGTGGCCGGCTCGGCCGACTGCCGCCTGCTTTCCAGTCAGGGTGCCACGGGGATTAACGTAAAGGATTCCGAGCGCGTCAACCGGATTTATGAATTTGTAATGCGGCATTTCACAGATCCGATTTCCACCAATGAAGTGTCGAATGCCATTAATATGAGCCCTTCTGCATTCTGCCGTTATTTTAAAAAACGTACGCGCAAGAATTTTACACATTTTCTGAATGAGTTACGAATAGGACATGCCTGTAAGCTATTGCAGGAAGAAGATCTCAGCGTAACGGAAATCTGTTTTATGAGTGGTTATAACAGCATTTCTTATTTCAACCGTCAGTTCAAGAATTTTAAAAAGAAAACTCCACAGGCGTTCAAGCAGGAGTATATGCAACGAAAGAGTTTTGTGTAA